A stretch of the Candidatus Omnitrophota bacterium genome encodes the following:
- a CDS encoding cupin domain-containing protein, whose amino-acid sequence MQIGPRLRELRRSKSLTLKKLSQLSGVDPGTISRIETGKMTGTLKSHVDLTRAMDVNMSELYGDLGNGKERDAVTVQSPESRQDVYLHTAGKSSMTVLTTDILKKQMMPVFITIDPGGETQWEQTGSGTEKFVLQLEGNMEVFVNGTAYVLGPQQTIYFDASLKHHFRNIGKKRARCVCVTSPPAL is encoded by the coding sequence ATGCAAATAGGCCCGAGGCTTCGCGAACTCCGGCGTTCCAAGTCCCTCACTCTCAAGAAACTCTCCCAGCTTTCGGGCGTTGACCCCGGCACAATCAGCCGCATTGAAACCGGTAAGATGACCGGCACGCTGAAGTCCCACGTGGATCTCACCCGCGCCATGGATGTCAACATGTCGGAACTTTACGGGGATCTGGGGAACGGCAAGGAGCGCGATGCGGTCACTGTTCAATCGCCGGAGTCTCGGCAGGATGTTTATTTGCACACTGCGGGCAAATCCAGCATGACCGTGCTCACCACAGATATTCTCAAAAAGCAAATGATGCCCGTGTTCATCACCATTGATCCCGGAGGAGAAACTCAATGGGAACAAACCGGTTCCGGCACCGAGAAATTTGTCTTGCAGCTTGAGGGGAACATGGAAGTGTTTGTCAACGGAACTGCTTATGTTTTGGGACCTCAGCAGACCATCTACTTTGATGCTTCTCTAAAACACCACTTCCGGAATATAGGCAAGAAACGCGCGCGCTGTGTTTGTGTGACGAGCCCTCCCGCACTTTAA